Below is a genomic region from Palaemon carinicauda isolate YSFRI2023 chromosome 31, ASM3689809v2, whole genome shotgun sequence.
TGTGTTTATATTTGTAACTATGAGTGTCTTTCCGTAAGAAGCAAAATTCATCCtttttatgtgttatatatatatatatatatatatatatatatatatatatatatatatatatatatatatatatacatatatatatatatatattgatatattcatatatatatatatatatatatatatatatatatatatatatatatatatatatatatatatatatatatatatgtatatatatttatatatatacctacatatatatatatatatatatatatatatatatatatatatatatatatatatatttatatttatatatatatatatatatatatatatatatatttatatatatacccacacacacacacacacacacacacatatatatatatatatatatatatatatatatatatatatatatatatatatatatatatatatatgtgtgtgtgtgtatatatatacttatatttatttatatatatatatatatatatatatatatatatatatatatatatatatatatgtatgtaagtatatacacgcacacacgcacgtctTTTGCTCTTTGTAGCCATGGTTAGCCATTGGATATTCAAGCAAACATTTTTACTAGCTATAGCTCTTATAATTTTCCACACGAAGATTTCCTATAGTTAACTAACTGTCTGCATACAAAGAATTTCATAGATAATGAACCTAAATGGTTGGTCCCTTAACACAATTAATCTCCTAAGTTCTTACATAGAATACCACGTCGGTACAATTTCGTATGAATGGTTCATGAACAAATTATGCAAGTCTCATTCAGCTGATAGAATCATTTTGTCCCcagtaatttttatatatgtaccaAATTTTTTCGAATGTATGCGTTATTGAATTGTTTTTTTTGTATTTACCCCTAAATACAAGGAAAAgtttaaatgtggaaaaaaaatgtaGTAAATCACTTTGTATTGAAGGTTttgatgaataatttatatatgaatttctcATAAATTATACCAAACGCTAAATACGTTACTTTTGTTACCTTGATTTTTTAagatttttcacttatatatattttcaacattcCTAGCTAACCTAATGCAAACTAACTTTAGAACGACGATGGACTATTATATAGGTTCAAATTAAGAGAATCCAATGAGTAGCATTTCCATGCTAATCATTATAACGCATTTCGTTAAATTCCTATAACTTATTTGAACTCTGTCAAGAAAGTTATTAGACATGATAAGTTATAAAGGAATTTAAagcccccattctctctctctctctctctctctctctctctctctctctctctctctctctctctctctctctctctgagtagaaAATAAATAAGTATTGCCTAGTACATGAAAGCATCAGGATTCTAAGTGATTTAAACATTCTAATAGTGTTACTAACGTTGATAAACCTTAACGGTAATCTCTTATATAACCACGACTTAAAGCTTCCTAGTTTGGGTTTATGTAAGTAGGATTTTTAAAAAGCTCAGTTGTCACTCTGTCATAGAAATAGTGTTGAATGGAATCAGGGTTTAGGAAATGGTTCAGACTGATTGCTTACTAAGATTTCCTCTCCTGTAATGAGGAAAATGTTGGCTTACTTAGCTAGATTTAGTATTAAGTAATGACGCtaccacacacacactctcttttagagagagagtgtgtgtagatttagtattaagtaatgacgctaccacacacacacacacacacactctctcttttAGAGAGGGAGTGTGTGTAGATTTAGTATTAAGTAATGacgctaccacacacacacacacacacacacacactcttttagagagagagtgtgtgtagatttagtattaagtaatgacgctaccacacacacacacacacactcttttagagagagagagagagagagagagagagagagagagagagagagagagagagagagagaatatttttatttaacaatttaTCAATGAAGATTGTACGAGTATGGGTATATAGTACATATccttaataaatattatatttactcATGCCGCTAAAAGATGTCCAGATATAGGAACCAGAAGGGAAATGTCATTTATCTGATCTTCGTAATTTGAGGCACTAAATTAATCCTTCTTTAACCAGTTAATCGCTGATGCCTCAACTAATCAgaaagttaaaaagaaataaagCCCCGTTTTCATTGGCTAAATCTGTGCCTGCTTAACAGTAACCCCATTCCATCGAAAGCTATATGTACGCCATGTTTGACATGGAAGTGAGGTACTGAGGagcaaaaatattagattttttaagaTTTGGAACAATGGTTGAAATGTTGCGGTCCAGCAATACCTGGAAAATCTTGTCGATAGCCTTTACCGGCTTTGTTTATGAATACAGGcactgtgtgtgcatgtgtatatatatatatatatatatatatatatatatatatatatatatatatatatatatatatatgtatatatatatatatatatatatatatatatatatatatatatatatatatatatatatatatatatatatatatatatatatatatacacgtgtgtgtgtgtaaataccacTTTTCGCGACTCGTCAAAAGTAACGGTAATATATTtagatatgcccacacacacacatccccTCTCTTTCGCCAGGGTCTGACTACTCATCTCACccccacccgagggacggggagagaccgagtagttatacgtctgacaatgcaactgagcatatatatatatacatatatatatgtgtatatatatatgtgtgtgtgtgtctgtctgtctgtatgtgcgTAAACAGTTTATTCGTATTGCTTGAACATACAGAAGTTATATTAACGAAATGGTTGATGTAAGAAAGCTGCAGGCTGTGTGTGAATTGTAAGAAAGCCTGTAGGCTGTGTGAGAACTGTAAGAAAGGCTGCAGGCTGTGTGAGAACTGTAACAAAGCCTGCAGGCTGTGTGAGAACTGTAAGAAAGGCTGCAGGCTGTTCGAGAACTGTAAGAAAGGCTGCAGGCTGTTCGAGAACTGTAAGAAAGGCTACAGGCTGTGTGAGAACTTTAAGAAAGGCTGCAGGCTGTGTGAGAACTGTAAGAAAGGCTGCAGGCTGTGTGTGAATTGTAAGAAAGGCTGCAGGCTGTGCGGGAACTATAACAAAGGCTGCAGGCTGTGTGGGAACTGTAACAAAGGTTGCAGGCTGTTTGAGAACTGTAAGAATGGCTGCAGGCTGTGTGAGAACTGTAACAAAGGCTGGAGGCTGTGTGAGAACTGTAACAAAGGCTGCAGGCTGTGTGAGAACTGTAACAAAGGCTACAGGCTGTGTGAGAACTGTAAGAAAGGTTGCAGGCTGTGTGAGAAATGTAAGAAGGGCTGCAGTCTGTGTGAGAACTGTAAGAAAGGCTGCAGGCTGTGTGAGAACTGTAACAAAGGCTACAGGCTGTGTGAGAACTGTAAGAAATGCTACAGGCTGTGTGAGAACTGTAAGAAAGGCTGCAGTCTGTGTGAGAACTGTAAGAAAGGCTGCAGGCTGTGTGAGAACTGTAACAAAGGCTACAGGCTGTGTGAGAACTGTAAGAAATGCGGCAGGCTGTGTGAGAACAAACTTGAGTTGTCTGTGGATACCAATGGCATTTTTTAGTTAACTCCTCTTTATTGAAATGAAGTTTGGATTGAGAAAGACAATGAAAGTAAAATGGctgaagatatataaataaattgctTGCGCGTTATGTGTAGTGTAAGTTCGGGCAATAGGAAGTGCCAGATGTGTGTGAAGTATGGTTGGAatgttcaggaaaaaaaaaattgtggttaaattgctcagaaaaaaaataaataaaataataaaattaccttttttttaattACTCAGGTTCTGTGAATGAATTAGGAAATTGAATTAAAAAATTATCATCATAGGCATGAAAGAAACACCAATCCTAAATTATGCTTAAATAGGAATCTAATACATATTTTTCCAATAAAAatcataagtaaaaataaaattggaGTATTTGAAGATATATGAAATGCATTTTCTTCAATGAATGATTAAGTATTCAATGTGGAATATGATAAAATTTATCTACCTGAACAAAACTTAGCTAAAGTTTTGTGTAATGAAGTCTCcattgaaataaaaacttttaacgaaATTCCATAAGTTATATTTACTATATGATGTGAACCCAGAGTGAATAGCAACCTCATATGAATAAGTAACTTAAATAAACTCCAGGCTTCAGTATCAAATCCAATCTTATGAATATAAAATCCACTTTCGAATATATTATGTAGCGTTGGTTTTCTCAGTTTTATATTCTTTAcatagatttctttctgtttatataCTGTTTGAATCCTGTCAAAAATGGtgactagatatttagatagatatgcacacacatagattcaacccttcccatcctctctcctttcctaactaccacacggcagttttgggcaatttatgggagattgcactttcatatatatatatatatatatatatatatatatatatatatatatatatatatatatatataatatatatatatatatatatatatatatatatatatatatatatatatatatatatatatatatatatatatatatacacacagcatatatatgcatgtgtgtataaatatatgtatatatatgaatacatatatatatattgtatatatatatatattttatttattcagttatatatctatgaatataaccagacacttgctctctttattttataggggagaagCTTTTATATTACCGTTAATGTTCGTGAAGAAACTCAGGAGCCTCTTGTATCAGTTACTGATACTACCGTTTGCACGAAATGAATATCCCCGAAATTTTACGAGGTTCTCTGGAAGCGTTCTGTGATCCAGAAACTTTATAGTGGACATTTCTAGTGATTTCTATTGACTTTGCTAAGGAAAGGTAAAACATTCTTCCAAAATAGATCGGACGAGTTTTCCTCTTCTGGAAGATCTAGCGCAGGAAGGGATTTGTTTAGTATACAATCGCATCCGCTTTGTCTGGTCTGATTTTTCTTTGAAGAAcatttatttgaatgtatatatataaagtcattttTAATTTATCTCATGGAAGGTGGATACAAGTGTATGACACCTTATGCATTAATTCATGGTGCGTTTTAATCCCCAACTACTTCTTAAAGATCTATTACATTTACAAGTTTAAgtgcctcatgaatggcagaggtaagggacagtgacaatgccatagagactgaccttatatacatatgatcagcgccctagcccctcatcatccaaggtaggaccagggagggtcaggcaatggctgctgatgactcagcaggtagacctatagcttacaaggatagtgaggttacaggcactacaagaaattatcgaactTGAGCTCTACtccaaccccagtccggcgatcgcgaGGCAAGTACGTTTAAAGTAGGCCACCGCCTTTGTTATTGTTAACGAAGGATACGGTGACAGGGGTTCTTTCCATGCACAACTGTATCCCTACTATGTAAATTATTACAACAAAGAAGGATAAACTATCCTTGCTATTTACGGAGTGTATTGCCATGCCATTACTCCCAAATGCTTAAAACGACTTCTTTTATATGCCACCATACAATTTCATACCAAATGTCTGTTTAACTGTCCAACTCGACGCTTGGAAGTCATTTTGAGCGTGTATGGGGTTGCTTTGAATTGAAAAAAGCTCGTGGTGTGGAATGATGACCTGATGGAATGATGGAAAACTAGCCTTCATTTCAGCATTGGAGCACCAGTTCTAACCTAGATTTGAAGTCAAGTGGAGTGATGTGTGCTTTACAAGAAAAGAAGGCTCCTTGACTAGAGTTTATTGAGCATTATGGAAAGCAAACTTCTTATACAAGACAAAAGTTGCtgtttattgaaatatattaaccatttcaatatttttttttttttacaaatttattaaagGAGAATGTAAATTTGAATATGAATTCAATATTTCGCATAAAACATATTTCTAAAACAAATGCATATCATAACTTAGTTTTAGAATTTAAAGATGGTGAATAGTAGCATAAAATGTGacatttattgtgtgtgtatataaatatatatatatatatgtatatatatatatatatatatatatatatatatatatatatatatatatatatatatatgtatatatatacatatatatatatatatatatatatatatatatatatatatatatatatatatatattttgtatgtttgtctgtgtgtatatatgtgtgtacatatgtgtttattttaaattgaaataagCATGTTTGGCATTTATACTAAATCACTTTCAAATAGTTTCTTCAGTGAAGTCCACATTTTTCCTCTCTTAATTAATCAAAAATGACTGAGGTAAATTTCAAATCCTCATAACTTCATGTTTATCAATCTTTCATGGGTAGGTATGGATTTCTCATACAAGTATCTGGTTTTTTAGTTAATGTTTCTACTAAGGTGAGCAATTCCAAAGCAAATTTAGGATCCAATCGGATATAATTGAACCAGCCACTTTTCTCAAAGAATAGTCCTTTTAAAATGTTAGTGTAAGATAGCTTTAGTCGTTTCAGCGACTAAGTCTTTTGTCCATTTCGTTCGATTACGTTTCTTTTTATTTACCatcgtatcagagagagagagagagagagaaaagagagagagagaaaagagagagagagagagagagagagagagagagagagagagagagagagagagagagagagagagagaacagctgcgCTCACTGATAATGTCTCGATATCTTCTAGCGCAACAAGAATAACCAGGGTTGTCCTTAATAGTGAAATCTTACAGAGCATTGAGGCATTGATTATAACCCGAAAAGAATAAAATGTGAATAAGACTGaagttttttttctgaagttttttcttCGTCTTTCAGTTCGCTACAGCTGATAGATATAAGCATATATAGAGAGGCCTGGCTACATCCTTATCAGTTTGGATTACCTGAGTTCTCCCTCCCCGATATTGATTTATCTCAGTGGAATTAGAAACAGGTACATACGACTATCTAGATTTTTTTCCATGATCTTCAGCCGAAGGACAAagggatgtggtaacgtccc
It encodes:
- the LOC137624757 gene encoding glutamine-rich protein 2-like is translated as MKPRPQKSGENRLSSNRLTSMFDNQIPHSHVRTSLQTLSVEHVRPQLKFVLTQPAAFLTVLTQPVAFVTVLTQPAAFLTVLTQTAAFLTVLTQPVAFLTVLTQPVAFVTVLTQPAAFLTVLTQTAALLTFLTQPATFLTVLTQPVAFVTVLTQPAAFVTVLTQPPAFVTVLTQPAAILTVLKQPATFVTVPTQPAAFVIVPAQPAAFLTIHTQPAAFLTVLTQPAAFLKVLTQPVAFLTVLEQPAAFLTVLEQPAAFLTVLTQPAGFVTVLTQPAAFLTVLTQPTGFLTIHTQPAAFLHQPFR